The following are encoded in a window of Desulfobotulus pelophilus genomic DNA:
- the nifK gene encoding nitrogenase molybdenum-iron protein subunit beta, giving the protein MLLRHTSAEPVERTGLMINPAKTCQPIGAMYAALGLHGCLPHSHGSQGCCAYHRSALTRHYREPVMAATSSFTEGASVFGGQANLLQAIDNIFTVYEPDIIAVHTTCLSETIGDDLNQIAIKARDEGKIPEGKYVIHASTPSYVGSHVTGFANMVQGMVKAFSESTGKKNETLNIIPGYVEPSDMEEVKRMAGLMGLKTIVFPDTSNVLNAPQTGKFRMYPKGGVTIAEMKATGDSKATIALGPLASDLAARKLDAQCKVPCHTLELPIGLQATDRFVDTLRKVGGVSVPESIAVERGKLLDVMTDMQAWFYQKRVALFGDPDSLVSLVEFLVALDMHPVHVVTGTPGKAFEQKIRDLTAHLPVPVNVKAHGDLFLLHQWIKKEPVDLLMGNTYGKYMARDEDLPFVRFGFPIFDRVGHSYFPTVGYMGGIRLMEKILDALLDRKDRDSPEESFELVI; this is encoded by the coding sequence GGGGCCATGTATGCGGCACTGGGCCTCCACGGCTGCCTGCCCCACAGCCACGGTTCCCAGGGCTGCTGCGCCTATCACCGCTCCGCCCTCACCCGCCACTACAGAGAGCCCGTGATGGCGGCCACCAGTTCCTTCACCGAAGGCGCTTCCGTCTTCGGCGGACAGGCCAACCTGCTCCAGGCCATCGACAACATCTTCACGGTCTATGAGCCAGATATCATTGCCGTACACACCACCTGCCTTTCAGAGACCATTGGCGATGACCTCAATCAGATCGCCATCAAGGCCAGAGACGAAGGCAAAATCCCTGAGGGCAAATACGTGATCCATGCCTCCACCCCCAGCTATGTGGGTTCCCATGTCACGGGTTTTGCCAACATGGTGCAGGGCATGGTAAAGGCCTTTTCCGAATCCACGGGCAAAAAAAATGAAACCCTCAATATCATTCCCGGATACGTGGAACCTTCGGACATGGAAGAAGTCAAGCGCATGGCAGGTCTCATGGGCCTGAAAACCATTGTCTTCCCCGACACCTCCAATGTGCTGAATGCACCCCAGACGGGAAAATTCCGCATGTATCCCAAAGGAGGCGTGACGATTGCGGAAATGAAGGCCACGGGAGACAGCAAGGCCACCATCGCCCTCGGACCTCTGGCCTCGGATCTGGCGGCCCGCAAGCTGGATGCCCAGTGCAAGGTGCCCTGTCATACCCTTGAGCTGCCCATCGGTCTTCAGGCCACGGACCGCTTTGTGGACACCCTGAGGAAAGTGGGCGGTGTCAGTGTTCCGGAAAGCATTGCCGTGGAAAGGGGAAAACTCCTTGATGTGATGACGGACATGCAGGCCTGGTTCTACCAGAAACGGGTGGCCCTTTTCGGCGATCCGGACTCCCTTGTCTCTCTGGTGGAGTTTCTGGTGGCCTTGGACATGCACCCCGTCCATGTGGTGACGGGTACGCCGGGCAAGGCCTTTGAGCAAAAAATCCGGGATCTGACCGCCCATCTTCCCGTGCCCGTAAACGTCAAGGCCCATGGTGATCTCTTCCTTCTCCACCAATGGATCAAGAAGGAGCCCGTGGATCTGCTCATGGGCAACACCTACGGCAAATACATGGCAAGGGATGAGGATCTGCCCTTTGTGCGCTTCGGCTTTCCCATCTTTGACCGGGTAGGCCACAGCTATTTTCCAACGGTGGGCTACATGGGCGGCATCCGGCTCATGGAAAAGATTCTGGATGCCCTTCTGGATCGCAAGGATCGGGACAGCCCGGAAGAATCCTTTGAGCTGGTGATCTGA